A genomic region of Chloracidobacterium sp. contains the following coding sequences:
- a CDS encoding methyltransferase domain-containing protein encodes MTQTVEEKVRDHFHDDAGRFDAIYETDKSPLGRLVDNWWRGVVQKRLELNVEKLRPLAGKKILDVGCGSGRFCIAFAKEGANVVGIDFARGMIEIADKLADEAGVGDKCEFLVGAFPDDIDRSDAPFDACTGNGFFDYIEHPVPIIAAMREMTKGKLIMSFPKAVEWRVPVRRFRFWLKGTPLFLYREQQVCEILAKAQVTDYEMIHLDRDYLVVADV; translated from the coding sequence ATGACACAAACCGTAGAAGAAAAAGTCCGCGACCATTTTCACGACGATGCAGGACGCTTTGATGCGATCTACGAGACGGACAAAAGCCCGCTAGGCCGCCTCGTCGACAACTGGTGGCGCGGCGTCGTGCAGAAACGCCTGGAACTGAACGTCGAGAAACTTCGGCCTCTTGCGGGCAAAAAGATCCTCGACGTCGGCTGCGGCTCGGGCCGTTTTTGCATTGCGTTTGCGAAGGAAGGTGCGAACGTTGTGGGAATCGACTTTGCTAGGGGCATGATCGAGATTGCCGACAAGCTGGCCGATGAGGCGGGCGTGGGCGACAAATGCGAGTTCCTCGTCGGAGCGTTTCCTGACGACATCGACCGCTCTGATGCACCGTTTGATGCATGCACGGGCAACGGCTTTTTTGATTACATCGAGCATCCCGTGCCGATCATCGCGGCGATGCGCGAGATGACGAAGGGCAAACTGATCATGAGTTTTCCAAAGGCCGTTGAATGGCGGGTTCCTGTTCGACGCTTCCGTTTTTGGCTAAAAGGCACCCCGCTGTTTCTCTATCGCGAACAGCAGGTCTGCGAAATACTGGCCAAAGCTCAAGTGACCGATTACGAAATGATCCATCTCGACCGCGATTATTTGGTTGTTGCCGATGTCTGA
- a CDS encoding DUF4149 domain-containing protein gives MKFFSDIRLLLLAIWLGAAVFFIAVAQAAFGVLEQRELAGAVVNRTLAVLQYGGMGIAAVLVLTSLVGTARISAFWLWVERFLLLILAAACAVGQFVIGFWLSSLRSQIGRPIDEVAVDDPLRQQFNTIHEYSTWVLFAGMAAALIAFFIIANRKFNKPAVDAKDDIYDFSKEFKT, from the coding sequence ATGAAGTTTTTTTCGGACATTCGGCTGTTACTGCTGGCTATCTGGCTCGGAGCGGCGGTTTTCTTCATTGCGGTTGCCCAAGCGGCTTTCGGTGTCCTAGAACAGCGTGAACTGGCCGGTGCCGTCGTCAATCGGACGCTTGCGGTGCTGCAGTACGGCGGAATGGGAATCGCGGCCGTGCTAGTACTGACCTCACTGGTCGGGACGGCCCGCATCAGCGCATTCTGGCTCTGGGTCGAACGGTTTTTGTTGCTCATTCTTGCCGCCGCGTGCGCCGTTGGGCAGTTCGTGATTGGATTCTGGCTTTCGTCGCTGCGGTCGCAGATTGGCAGGCCGATAGACGAGGTCGCTGTGGACGATCCGCTGCGGCAACAGTTCAATACTATCCACGAGTATTCTACTTGGGTGTTGTTCGCCGGAATGGCTGCGGCGCTGATCGCGTTCTTTATTATCGCGAACCGGAAGTTCAACAAGCCGGCGGTGGATGCAAAGGACGATATTTACGATTTTTCAAAGGAATTCAAGACTTAG
- a CDS encoding glycosyltransferase family 4 protein: MSDPVRVLHIITRMIVGGAQENTLLSVEGLDAMPEYDVTLVSGVDKGKEGELLSRARETTNLIVLPEMGRSINPFADLVAFWKLYRLIKRGRYTIVHTHSSKAGVLGRLAAWLAGTPIIVHTLHSLVFHDYQPWLVNRAWWLAKKICAPMTDFYISVSEIIVKKAVAAGIAEPERFRTIYSGMELDWFLNAKFDVDAVKREFGIPLDAPVVGKIARLFELKGHDQLMDAAPEIVRRVPNVRFFLIGDGVLLEHLQERARGYGILDNFVFAGLIDRERIPEMISAMDVVVHTSLREGLARVLPQSLAMGKPCVSFDIDGAPEVVITDHTGYLVEPFDSAGLSDGIARLLEDETLRQKLGQNGRRHVDPNFRAEKMVADISDVYQMLLSKKADRVAVFNRR, encoded by the coding sequence ATGTCTGATCCTGTCCGCGTTCTTCACATCATCACGCGAATGATCGTCGGCGGCGCGCAGGAGAATACGCTCCTATCTGTCGAGGGTCTCGACGCAATGCCGGAATACGACGTCACACTCGTCAGCGGCGTCGACAAAGGCAAAGAGGGCGAGCTGCTCTCGCGGGCTCGCGAGACGACAAACCTGATCGTGCTGCCCGAGATGGGCCGGTCGATCAACCCTTTCGCTGACCTTGTTGCCTTCTGGAAGCTCTACCGGCTGATCAAAAGGGGACGCTACACGATCGTCCACACGCACTCGTCGAAAGCGGGCGTCCTCGGTCGCCTCGCTGCGTGGCTCGCCGGAACGCCGATAATCGTCCACACGCTGCACAGCCTCGTTTTTCACGACTACCAACCGTGGCTCGTAAACCGCGCGTGGTGGCTGGCAAAGAAGATATGTGCGCCGATGACGGATTTCTATATCTCGGTTTCGGAGATCATCGTCAAAAAAGCCGTTGCGGCCGGGATTGCCGAACCGGAACGATTTCGCACGATCTACAGCGGGATGGAGTTGGATTGGTTCCTGAATGCAAAGTTCGACGTCGATGCGGTCAAGCGCGAATTCGGCATTCCGCTCGACGCTCCGGTCGTCGGCAAGATCGCACGATTATTTGAGTTGAAAGGCCATGACCAATTGATGGATGCCGCTCCCGAGATCGTCCGACGCGTGCCGAACGTGAGATTCTTCTTGATAGGCGACGGCGTGTTGCTCGAACACTTACAGGAACGTGCCCGCGGCTATGGCATTCTCGACAATTTCGTTTTCGCCGGCCTGATCGACCGCGAGCGAATTCCCGAGATGATCTCGGCGATGGATGTTGTCGTGCACACTAGCCTTCGTGAGGGTCTCGCCCGCGTGCTGCCGCAATCGCTCGCAATGGGCAAACCATGCGTGTCGTTTGACATTGACGGTGCACCCGAAGTTGTTATTACTGACCACACCGGATACCTCGTTGAGCCGTTTGATTCCGCCGGTTTGTCGGACGGCATTGCGCGTCTGCTTGAGGATGAGACGCTTAGGCAAAAGCTTGGCCAGAACGGCAGAAGGCACGTCGATCCAAACTTTCGGGCTGAGAAGATGGTCGCGGATATATCGGACGTATATCAGATGCTGCTTTCGAAAAAGGCAGATCGTGTCGCGGTATTCAATAGGCGCTGA
- a CDS encoding cysteine desulfurase, with translation MAFDVEKIRRDFPVLSQTVNGKPLVYLDSAASAQVPQSVIDRTSKYLAEEHSNIHRGVHYLSQHATTAYEAAREKVKRFINAPDVKECIFVRGTTEGINLVAQSYGKKFVQEGDEVLISRMEHHSNIIPWQMIAEERGAVIKVIPMNASGELIIDEYENMLNERTRIVAVAHVSNSLGTVNPIKEMITTAHKFGVPVCVDAAQSVPHFPVDVQDLDADFFVFSGHKMFAPTGSGVVYGKRKWLDEMPPYQTGGGMIRTVSFEKTTFAPIPEKFEAGTPAIAAGIGLGAAIDYINALDFEAAAAYEHELLEYATSRLADIPGVTIVGTAANKASVLSFTIEGVHPHDIGTILDQQGIAIRAGHHCAQPVMQFFDVPATARASFALYNTRDEVDKLADSIQKVIEVFA, from the coding sequence ATGGCTTTCGATGTGGAAAAGATTAGACGCGATTTTCCCGTGCTGTCGCAGACAGTGAACGGCAAGCCGCTCGTGTATCTCGATAGCGCTGCGTCGGCGCAGGTGCCGCAGTCGGTCATAGACCGGACGTCGAAGTATCTTGCCGAGGAGCATTCAAATATACATCGCGGTGTGCATTACTTGTCGCAACATGCAACGACAGCGTATGAGGCGGCGAGAGAAAAAGTAAAGCGTTTTATCAACGCGCCTGACGTCAAGGAGTGCATCTTTGTCCGAGGCACGACCGAGGGCATTAATCTCGTCGCGCAGTCGTACGGAAAAAAATTCGTGCAAGAGGGCGACGAGGTCCTGATATCGCGGATGGAACACCACTCGAACATCATCCCGTGGCAGATGATCGCCGAGGAACGTGGTGCGGTGATCAAGGTCATCCCAATGAACGCATCAGGCGAACTGATAATCGACGAGTACGAGAATATGCTCAATGAGCGCACGCGGATCGTCGCCGTCGCACACGTCTCAAACTCATTGGGCACGGTAAATCCAATCAAGGAAATGATTACGACCGCTCACAAATTCGGTGTACCAGTCTGCGTCGATGCTGCCCAGAGCGTGCCGCATTTTCCGGTGGACGTGCAAGATCTCGACGCAGATTTCTTTGTCTTTTCGGGTCACAAGATGTTCGCTCCGACCGGCAGCGGCGTCGTTTACGGCAAGCGGAAATGGCTCGATGAGATGCCGCCCTACCAGACAGGCGGTGGTATGATCCGCACTGTCAGTTTTGAGAAAACGACATTTGCTCCGATCCCCGAAAAGTTTGAGGCAGGAACACCTGCTATTGCGGCAGGCATCGGGCTCGGTGCTGCGATCGATTACATAAACGCGTTGGATTTCGAGGCCGCCGCCGCATACGAGCACGAACTGCTCGAATACGCCACGAGCCGCCTTGCCGACATTCCCGGTGTGACGATCGTCGGGACAGCAGCCAACAAGGCGAGTGTTCTTTCGTTCACTATTGAAGGTGTCCACCCGCACGACATCGGCACGATCCTCGATCAGCAGGGTATTGCGATCCGAGCCGGCCATCACTGTGCCCAACCGGTAATGCAGTTTTTTGACGTTCCGGCCACGGCGAGGGCGAGCTTTGCCCTTTACAATACCCGCGACGAGGTTGATAAGCTCGCAGATTCTATCCAGAAAGTGATCGAAGTTTTTGCTTGA
- a CDS encoding DUF3473 domain-containing protein — MPVTNALTIDFEDWYQGIEIPYERWGEFEDRIEMVGDKLLRILDEAGVKATFFMLGYVAEKHPEIVKRIEAEGHEIGTHGFSHTLIYKQAPELFQQELTRAIGFLEDLTGRKVLGHRAPFFSITKESLWALDILGELGIKYDSSIFPVLNYRYGIPDAPRFPYTIKREKHEFVEFPISTLKLPGFTIPISGGAYFRIYPYQVTKQAIKAVNRQGQPVTFYLHPWELDPDHPRIDVPRRIALTHYFNLGATERRLKKLLRDFNLAPMKDVLAIESVLPTVAGG, encoded by the coding sequence ATGCCGGTTACAAACGCCCTGACGATCGATTTTGAAGATTGGTATCAGGGCATCGAGATACCGTACGAGCGGTGGGGCGAGTTTGAGGACCGCATCGAGATGGTCGGCGACAAGCTGCTCCGAATTCTCGACGAAGCGGGCGTCAAGGCCACCTTTTTCATGCTCGGCTACGTTGCCGAGAAGCACCCTGAGATCGTCAAACGCATCGAGGCCGAGGGCCATGAGATCGGCACGCACGGATTCTCGCACACGCTGATCTATAAACAGGCTCCGGAGCTTTTCCAGCAGGAATTGACGCGGGCGATCGGTTTTCTCGAGGACCTGACGGGCCGGAAAGTGCTTGGTCACCGGGCGCCGTTTTTTTCTATAACTAAGGAATCGCTCTGGGCACTCGATATCCTCGGTGAGCTTGGGATCAAGTATGATTCGAGCATCTTTCCTGTGCTGAATTACCGCTACGGCATACCCGATGCGCCGCGATTTCCATACACGATCAAGCGAGAGAAGCACGAGTTTGTCGAGTTCCCGATATCGACGCTGAAGCTGCCGGGCTTTACGATACCGATCTCGGGCGGGGCGTATTTCCGCATTTATCCGTATCAGGTGACCAAACAGGCGATAAAGGCCGTCAATCGCCAGGGCCAGCCGGTGACGTTCTATCTGCACCCGTGGGAACTCGACCCCGACCATCCGCGGATCGATGTGCCGCGGCGGATCGCGCTGACGCATTATTTCAATCTTGGTGCGACGGAACGACGGCTCAAGAAATTGCTGAGAGACTTTAATCTAGCACCGATGAAGGATGTGCTGGCGATCGAGTCAGTACTACCTACGGTAGCGGGTGGTTGA
- the recR gene encoding recombination protein RecR translates to MLDYSEPVAKLIDEFKRLPGIGGKSAQRLAFYVLRRPLAEVEEFADALREVKQKIVFCSTCNNLTDVDPCHYCSNPKRDRSIICIVEEPYNLVAVEKTRSYKGLYHVLHGSLSPMRGIGPDELMLQNLIQRLSSENNAGVDVREIIVATNPTTEGEATANYIARLLKPLGPLVTRIAMGMPVGADLEYVDEVTMDRALANRHAI, encoded by the coding sequence ATGCTGGACTATTCCGAACCTGTAGCGAAGCTCATCGACGAATTCAAGCGTTTGCCCGGAATTGGGGGCAAGTCGGCCCAACGTCTCGCTTTTTACGTACTCAGGCGGCCGCTGGCCGAGGTCGAAGAGTTCGCGGACGCGCTTCGTGAAGTAAAGCAAAAGATCGTCTTTTGTTCGACCTGCAATAATCTGACCGACGTCGATCCTTGCCACTACTGCTCAAACCCCAAACGTGACCGTTCGATCATCTGCATTGTTGAAGAGCCATATAACCTGGTCGCCGTCGAAAAAACACGCTCCTACAAGGGTCTCTATCACGTTCTGCACGGCTCGCTTTCACCCATGCGCGGCATCGGTCCGGACGAATTGATGCTGCAGAATCTTATTCAACGGCTCAGTTCCGAGAATAATGCCGGTGTCGATGTCCGCGAGATCATCGTCGCCACAAACCCGACGACTGAGGGCGAGGCGACCGCGAACTACATCGCCCGTTTGCTAAAACCACTCGGACCGCTCGTGACCAGAATTGCAATGGGAATGCCCGTGGGAGCGGACCTTGAATATGTAGACGAAGTAACTATGGATCGAGCTCTGGCTAATAGACACGCGATCTAG
- a CDS encoding SUF system NifU family Fe-S cluster assembly protein, which translates to MSELSDLYQETILEHNKNPRNFREIENADRSADGNNPLCGDALRVYLMMKDDVVEDVSFKGSGCAISKASASMMTQAVKGRTRDEAEELFDEFHRMVTGGLDPEVEATHLGKLRVFAGVLEFPARVKCASLSWHTLHAALQGNESISTE; encoded by the coding sequence ATGTCAGAACTCAGCGACCTGTATCAGGAAACGATCCTGGAACACAATAAGAATCCTCGTAACTTTCGTGAGATCGAGAACGCCGACCGGTCGGCGGATGGGAACAATCCGCTTTGTGGCGATGCCTTGCGCGTATATCTGATGATGAAGGATGATGTTGTCGAGGATGTTTCTTTCAAGGGTTCAGGCTGCGCGATCTCAAAGGCCTCCGCATCCATGATGACCCAGGCCGTTAAAGGCCGAACCAGAGACGAAGCCGAAGAACTCTTTGATGAGTTTCATAGGATGGTAACCGGAGGCCTCGATCCCGAGGTCGAAGCGACGCACCTAGGCAAGCTCCGAGTATTCGCCGGCGTGCTTGAATTTCCGGCACGCGTTAAGTGCGCCTCGCTTAGCTGGCATACATTGCATGCGGCGCTCCAAGGCAACGAGAGTATCTCGACTGAATAG
- a CDS encoding DUF2585 family protein — protein sequence MATSAIVLWLQGRVWWCQAGDLLPWSWDIWTTHNSQHLVDPYAFTHVLHGVLEFWLLGLIFGRIPVAWRFVMAVMIEAIWEIAENSSYIIERYRTVTLSLDYFGDSIINSLADIVCCAAGFGLAKKVGLLRSVILFAVTEIVLIFWIRDSLVINIIMLIYPIDELKTWQMGGR from the coding sequence ATGGCAACATCTGCCATTGTCCTTTGGCTGCAGGGGCGCGTCTGGTGGTGTCAGGCAGGCGACCTGTTGCCTTGGTCATGGGATATCTGGACGACACATAATTCCCAGCATCTGGTCGATCCGTATGCGTTCACACACGTGCTGCACGGCGTATTGGAATTCTGGCTTCTTGGTCTTATCTTTGGGCGAATACCGGTCGCGTGGCGGTTCGTAATGGCCGTCATGATCGAGGCGATCTGGGAGATCGCCGAAAACTCTTCCTATATCATCGAGCGGTATCGCACGGTAACACTCTCGCTTGACTACTTTGGCGACTCGATAATCAACTCGCTCGCCGATATCGTGTGCTGTGCGGCGGGTTTCGGCCTGGCGAAGAAGGTAGGCTTGCTGCGTTCGGTGATCCTGTTCGCCGTAACGGAGATCGTACTGATCTTCTGGATACGTGACAGTCTGGTAATCAATATCATCATGCTGATCTATCCGATCGACGAATTGAAGACTTGGCAAATGGGTGGCAGATGA
- a CDS encoding formate--tetrahydrofolate ligase, whose product MQSDLYIAQHAKLRPVVEIAEQLGLGPDDIDIYGSPYIAKVRLDVLEKFKNRPKAKYIDISAITPTPLGEGKSTTLIGLGQAMKCLGKRAVVTLRQPSQGPTFGIKGGAAGGGYAQVVPMETFNLNLTGDIHAVTAANNLLAAMIDNRLLRGNPLNINPHSITWKRVVDTNDRALRKIIVGLGGRMEGGIPRETGFDITVASEVMAVLALTTSLRDMRERFGRIVVGLTHDKTPVTAEEVGAAGAMTVLMRDAIRPTIMQTLENTPALVHAGPFANVAHGNSSILADLIGVRTADYVMTESGFGADIGAEKFFNIKCRYSGLTPDACVIVTTIRALKSHSGKYKVVAGKPLPPEMLENNVADVEAGASNLRKQIENVRLHGVTPVVAINAFDSDHADEIEAVKRVAIESGALGAAVSTHWANGGKGAVELAEMVIAAADQSSEFKFLYELDQPIKAKIETIAKQIYGAEDVWYEPFADQQIKAYEENGFGGLPICMAKTHLSLSHDPKLKGAPTGFTLPIREVRASVGAGFIYPICGDMRTMPALPEHPAAEQVDIDKDGNIVGLS is encoded by the coding sequence ATGCAATCAGACCTCTACATCGCCCAGCACGCCAAACTTCGCCCGGTCGTAGAAATCGCCGAACAACTGGGGCTTGGCCCGGATGATATCGATATCTATGGCAGCCCCTACATCGCTAAGGTTCGCCTAGACGTACTCGAGAAGTTCAAGAACCGGCCGAAGGCAAAGTACATTGATATCTCCGCGATCACGCCGACACCGCTCGGTGAAGGTAAGTCGACAACGCTGATCGGTCTAGGCCAGGCGATGAAATGCCTCGGGAAGCGTGCCGTCGTTACGCTCCGACAACCCTCACAGGGTCCAACATTCGGTATCAAAGGCGGCGCCGCAGGCGGTGGGTACGCGCAGGTCGTGCCAATGGAGACGTTCAATCTGAACCTCACGGGTGATATCCACGCCGTCACGGCGGCCAACAATTTACTCGCCGCGATGATCGACAATCGCCTGCTTCGCGGCAATCCGCTAAACATTAACCCACACAGCATAACGTGGAAACGCGTGGTCGATACGAACGACCGAGCTCTCAGGAAGATAATCGTTGGCCTCGGCGGCCGCATGGAGGGCGGAATACCGCGTGAGACCGGCTTCGACATCACGGTAGCCTCTGAGGTCATGGCGGTGCTCGCATTGACAACTTCGCTTCGCGACATGCGGGAACGATTCGGGCGCATTGTAGTCGGGCTTACACACGACAAGACACCCGTTACTGCCGAGGAGGTTGGAGCAGCCGGAGCTATGACCGTGCTTATGCGCGATGCGATAAGGCCGACGATCATGCAGACGCTTGAGAATACACCCGCACTCGTCCATGCGGGGCCATTTGCTAATGTTGCCCATGGAAACAGCAGTATCCTGGCAGATTTGATAGGTGTCAGGACCGCAGACTATGTGATGACGGAATCCGGTTTTGGAGCAGATATCGGTGCTGAGAAGTTCTTTAATATCAAGTGCCGCTACAGTGGCCTGACGCCTGACGCTTGTGTCATTGTGACCACGATCCGGGCGCTAAAATCGCACAGCGGCAAATACAAGGTCGTCGCCGGCAAACCGCTGCCGCCTGAGATGCTGGAGAACAACGTAGCCGACGTGGAGGCGGGTGCGTCGAATCTGAGAAAACAGATCGAGAATGTCAGACTGCACGGCGTTACACCGGTCGTGGCGATAAACGCCTTTGATTCAGACCACGCGGATGAGATCGAGGCTGTCAAGAGGGTCGCCATCGAATCTGGGGCCTTGGGAGCCGCCGTTTCAACACATTGGGCGAATGGAGGCAAGGGTGCTGTCGAGCTTGCTGAAATGGTGATCGCCGCTGCCGACCAGTCAAGCGAGTTCAAGTTTCTTTACGAGCTTGATCAACCGATCAAGGCTAAGATCGAGACGATCGCCAAACAGATCTACGGAGCGGAGGACGTCTGGTATGAGCCATTTGCCGACCAACAGATCAAGGCGTATGAAGAGAACGGCTTTGGCGGCCTGCCGATCTGCATGGCCAAGACGCATCTGAGCCTAAGCCACGACCCTAAGCTCAAAGGTGCTCCGACCGGCTTCACGCTCCCGATCCGCGAGGTCAGGGCGAGCGTTGGTGCAGGCTTCATTTATCCGATCTGCGGAGACATGCGAACAATGCCGGCTCTGCCTGAACACCCGGCCGCCGAACAAGTCGATATCGATAAGGACGGCAATATCGTAGGATTGTCATAG
- a CDS encoding YbaB/EbfC family nucleoid-associated protein — protein MKLPGGLDLEAMMRQAQEMQEHLGREMKQMTVEAAAGGGAVKVVMRGDFEVVSLEISPDLMKDGDVEMLRDLIVAALNEARRKVEESLKGKLGGMLPPGMM, from the coding sequence ATGAAGTTACCCGGTGGATTGGATCTTGAAGCCATGATGCGACAGGCCCAGGAGATGCAGGAGCATCTGGGCCGCGAGATGAAACAGATGACGGTAGAAGCGGCTGCCGGCGGCGGGGCTGTAAAGGTCGTTATGCGCGGCGATTTTGAGGTCGTCAGCCTCGAGATCTCACCGGACCTTATGAAGGACGGCGATGTCGAGATGCTCCGGGACCTGATCGTTGCCGCCCTCAACGAAGCTCGCCGCAAGGTCGAGGAATCGCTTAAAGGCAAGCTCGGCGGCATGCTTCCGCCGGGAATGATGTAA